The DNA window AACAGCGCGGTGGCCAGCGGGCTCAGGCGCTGCAGCAGGGCGGGTTGCAGATAGCCGCGCCAGCCGAACTCTTCGGCCAGCGGCCCGGTCACGATCGCCGCAGCCAGCGTCGTCGCCAGCCCGATATCGAACGCCGGCCGCAGCGCGTTCAACGGTATGCCCTGTATGAGCAGATAGCCCGCGCCCAGTGCCGGCGGGATCAGCGCGGCCGCCAAGATCCAACGCAGCGTGCCGCGCAGGCGCAGGGTCCGCCGGCACAGCGCGGCCAGGCCTGCGCGGCCGCCTTCGGCCCAGGCGGCGGCGAAGCCGGCCAGGCTGACGAACAGCGGGAACAGCCACAAACTCAACGCGGCGTGGTCCAGCAGGGACCAGCCCAGCCAGGGAACGGCGAAGGCGACAGCGAAGAACACGGATACACCGACGAGCTGGCGACGCGGCATGAAGTCCCCGTAAGACGATGCGCCCGGCGACGCCCGAGCGAACGACGATGGTCGGCAACTGCGCCGGCAAGGTCAATCTGTTCCGTCGCCGCAGTCCGGGTTTCGTCGCCAGCGGCGCAGGCACGTCGTGGCCGACCTCGCGACGGCGCTTGCTATGATCCGCAGCGCCGGCGCGCCGACCCCGGGTGCGCCGTCTCCATCCCCTCCAATGACGAAGGAACGTTATGAGCAGGAAGCGGTTTTTCGGTTCGATCTGGCTGGCCGCGGCGTTGTGTTCGTCGAACGCATCGGCCGAGGACACGCCGGCGCCCGCGATGGAGCCCGCCGTCGCCGCGCCGACGGACCCGCGCCACGTGCCGAAGTTGAACATCCGCTGGGATTGCGGCGAATGCGAGCGCAACGACAAAGTGCCGCCGCTGATCGAACAGGCCTACGCCGAGGAAGCGGCGGAGAACCAGGCCCGCGTATCCGACAGCGACGTCGCCGAGGTCGCCATCGTCGACATCCGCCAGCGACCGCCCGGCGTGCGGGTGATGTTCGGCGTCATGGCCGGCCGCGATCGCCTCGGCTTGCGCGTCAAATACCGCGACCGCGTTTTCGAAGTGTCCGACACCTCGGCCAATATCGTCA is part of the Lysobacter firmicutimachus genome and encodes:
- a CDS encoding CPBP family intramembrane glutamic endopeptidase codes for the protein MFFAVAFAVPWLGWSLLDHAALSLWLFPLFVSLAGFAAAWAEGGRAGLAALCRRTLRLRGTLRWILAAALIPPALGAGYLLIQGIPLNALRPAFDIGLATTLAAAIVTGPLAEEFGWRGYLQPALLQRLSPLATALLIAAAWSLWHVPLFGAAVFGSVESSLRYVGYLAVWSVFLVYLVERGGGSVWPAVALHWAANVHANVLGALFPSVDGSLLPGGSKGLGTYLIVTAAFVAVHWRFFAHRDAAMPVAAEAAAPGPTRQAER